In Ignavibacteriales bacterium, the following proteins share a genomic window:
- a CDS encoding SemiSWEET transporter, giving the protein MGTTSSFIPQAYKVFKTKKTEDLSLGIFLLFCGGTVLWIIYGAMIKSFPVLLANSVTFVLAFYILMMKIKHR; this is encoded by the coding sequence ATCGGCACGACTAGTTCTTTTATTCCACAAGCATACAAGGTTTTCAAGACAAAAAAGACGGAAGATCTCTCTTTAGGAATATTTCTCCTTTTTTGCGGTGGCACTGTTCTCTGGATTATTTATGGTGCCATGATAAAATCTTTCCCGGTGTTGCTGGCCAATAGTGTCACATTTGTTCTTGCCTTTTATATTCTCATGATGAAAATCAAACATAGATAG
- a CDS encoding prephenate dehydrogenase, which translates to MNATSAEQQPLSFKRVTIIGVGLIGGSLALAIKHRFPSVHIIGVDKPKILKRALQRNVIDIAEHSVERAVCSADLVIIAAPVFAITKLLPLVAKNTAPHTIVTDTGSVKRAIVEKAQKLFPNGNFVGGHPMAGSEFSGIDAAHPLLFQNAIYILTPTRTTNKKSLRIIAKFFTSLDARIFTIDPATHDSIIAAVSHLPQLAAVALMNTVGKRHPDSPAHLSLAAGGFRDMTRIASSRFLMWKDILSGNQKEIGKALRLFINQLEKMAADVKSNPSRLSTEFKTSRNLRLHIPQSMKGFMSPLVDLSIFVEDKPGELARLTSSLAKRKINIKDMELLKVREGRGGTFRLSFENHNVSHEAARILQRAGFDVSGK; encoded by the coding sequence ATGAACGCAACATCGGCAGAACAACAGCCGCTTTCATTTAAGCGCGTCACCATCATAGGTGTCGGACTCATTGGCGGATCACTCGCACTTGCAATAAAGCACCGCTTCCCTTCTGTTCATATTATTGGCGTCGATAAACCGAAAATTCTCAAACGTGCGTTACAACGGAATGTCATTGACATTGCCGAACATTCGGTGGAGCGGGCTGTATGCTCTGCTGACCTCGTGATTATCGCCGCTCCAGTTTTCGCAATTACAAAACTTCTGCCTCTCGTTGCTAAGAACACAGCACCTCACACGATCGTGACTGATACCGGAAGTGTAAAACGGGCAATAGTTGAAAAAGCCCAAAAACTTTTTCCCAACGGCAACTTTGTCGGTGGACACCCAATGGCAGGTTCAGAGTTCTCCGGCATCGATGCGGCGCATCCTTTATTATTTCAGAACGCAATTTATATCCTCACCCCAACGCGTACGACGAACAAAAAATCGCTTCGAATTATTGCAAAATTTTTCACTTCACTTGATGCACGCATCTTCACCATTGATCCTGCGACGCACGACAGCATTATCGCTGCCGTTAGTCATCTTCCGCAGCTTGCCGCGGTCGCGCTGATGAACACCGTCGGTAAACGACATCCGGACTCACCGGCTCATCTCTCACTTGCTGCCGGCGGTTTCCGTGATATGACGCGTATCGCATCAAGTAGATTTCTCATGTGGAAGGATATTCTCTCCGGCAACCAAAAAGAAATCGGTAAGGCACTTCGGCTTTTCATCAATCAATTAGAAAAGATGGCGGCAGATGTGAAATCCAATCCTTCGCGCCTCTCGACGGAATTTAAAACATCACGCAACCTGCGACTACACATTCCTCAATCGATGAAAGGATTTATGTCGCCGCTTGTTGACTTGTCTATCTTCGTTGAAGACAAACCCGGCGAGCTTGCACGCTTGACTTCATCCTTGGCAAAACGGAAAATTAATATAAAAGATATGGAACTGCTCAAAGTACGGGAAGGACGCGGCGGGACATTCCGTCTCTCGTTTGAAAATCACAATGTCTCTCACGAAGCTGCGCGTATACTTCAACGAGCTGGTTTTGATGTCAGCGGGAAGTAA
- a CDS encoding zinc ribbon domain-containing protein — protein MPTYEYRCKSCGHEFEEFQTMSSDPLIMCPKCAKPTLKRLISSGVGLIFKGSGFYLTDYKKSNTSSSSSTKSESKPDSKPESTSESKSDSTSKPESTSKPESKSSPDSSSSTDKKK, from the coding sequence ATGCCAACATACGAGTATCGTTGTAAATCTTGTGGTCACGAATTTGAAGAATTTCAAACTATGTCATCAGATCCGTTGATAATGTGCCCGAAATGCGCTAAACCGACCCTCAAACGATTGATATCGAGCGGCGTCGGTCTTATATTTAAAGGAAGCGGGTTTTATTTGACGGATTATAAGAAGTCCAATACATCCTCGAGTTCTAGCACGAAATCGGAATCGAAACCTGACTCCAAGCCTGAATCCACATCCGAGTCCAAGTCTGACTCAACATCAAAACCGGAGTCAACATCTAAACCCGAGTCAAAATCTTCTCCCGATTCATCTTCTTCGACAGACAAAAAAAAATAA
- the lptB gene encoding LPS export ABC transporter ATP-binding protein: protein MILRSDGLVKRYKKRTVVDEVSIQVKQGEIVGLLGPNGAGKTTTFYMIVGMVRPNAGRVFMDDTEITKMPMYKRARNGISYLPQEASVFRRLSVRDNLMAILQTTSLTREAQEEKCHRLMEEFGLTLIEASKGYMLSGGERRRTEIARALALDPKFILLDEPFAGIDPIAVEDIMQIVIKLKNKNIGVLITDHNVHETLSITDRSYLLFEGKILKSGTAEYLANDPEAKKLYLGENFKLDRYE, encoded by the coding sequence ATCATTCTTCGCTCAGACGGATTGGTGAAACGGTACAAAAAACGCACGGTGGTGGATGAAGTCAGCATACAAGTGAAGCAAGGAGAAATTGTCGGATTACTTGGGCCAAACGGTGCAGGTAAGACAACAACATTCTATATGATAGTCGGAATGGTTCGGCCGAACGCCGGCAGAGTGTTTATGGATGATACCGAGATTACCAAGATGCCGATGTATAAACGGGCGCGTAATGGCATTAGTTATTTACCACAAGAGGCATCCGTATTTCGACGATTATCAGTTCGGGATAATCTTATGGCGATTCTGCAAACCACATCGCTTACGCGCGAAGCGCAGGAAGAGAAGTGTCATCGGTTGATGGAAGAATTCGGACTTACGCTTATCGAGGCAAGCAAAGGTTATATGCTCTCCGGCGGTGAACGTCGTAGAACAGAAATTGCCCGCGCATTGGCACTTGACCCAAAATTTATTTTATTGGATGAACCTTTTGCCGGCATCGATCCCATTGCCGTGGAAGATATAATGCAGATCGTCATCAAATTGAAAAATAAGAATATCGGCGTACTCATAACAGATCATAACGTGCATGAAACACTTTCCATAACGGACCGTTCATATTTATTGTTTGAAGGAAAAATTTTGAAATCCGGCACGGCGGAATATCTTGCCAACGATCCTGAAGCAAAGAAATTGTATCTTGGAGAGAACTTTAAATTAGATAGATACGAATAG
- the aroF gene encoding 3-deoxy-7-phosphoheptulonate synthase yields MIVVLETGTTEKQIEEIIRILHDHGFDVHRSTGVQHTVLGAIGVHPEFDHRQIELLEGVAEVVRVTEPFKLASHAFKREGSVFDIGGVKIGGPEVIVMAGPCAVETEEQVFTIAKYVKDAGAKILRGGAFKPRTSPYSFQGLGEDGLKLMRAAANEYNLKVITEVMDKSQIDLVEKYADILQIGARNMQNYMFLKDLGKASKPVMLKRGPAATIEEWLMSAEYILAGGNEKVILCERGIRTFETATRNTMDISSIPVVKKKSHLPIIADPSHGVGIRDKVIPMARAAVAAGADGIMVEVHHNPAHALSDGPQSLYPDQFIQMMKEIRLIAQAINRNIA; encoded by the coding sequence ATGATTGTCGTTTTAGAAACAGGTACCACTGAAAAACAAATTGAAGAAATCATCCGCATTCTGCACGATCACGGATTCGATGTCCATCGTTCTACGGGCGTACAACATACAGTCTTAGGCGCCATTGGCGTTCACCCGGAGTTCGACCACAGGCAGATCGAACTGCTGGAGGGCGTTGCGGAAGTCGTACGCGTTACCGAACCGTTTAAACTTGCCAGCCATGCATTCAAACGCGAAGGATCCGTATTCGATATTGGCGGCGTGAAAATCGGCGGGCCGGAAGTTATTGTCATGGCAGGACCATGTGCGGTTGAGACCGAGGAACAGGTTTTCACAATTGCAAAATATGTTAAGGATGCCGGTGCAAAAATATTGCGCGGCGGCGCGTTTAAACCACGTACATCACCTTATTCCTTCCAGGGACTTGGTGAAGATGGATTAAAACTCATGCGCGCAGCGGCAAATGAATACAACCTGAAAGTTATTACGGAAGTGATGGACAAGAGCCAGATTGACCTCGTGGAAAAGTACGCGGACATTTTACAGATTGGCGCACGAAACATGCAAAATTACATGTTTTTGAAAGATCTCGGCAAAGCATCAAAACCGGTCATGCTCAAACGCGGTCCTGCTGCAACTATTGAAGAATGGCTGATGTCCGCAGAATATATTCTTGCTGGGGGCAATGAAAAGGTTATTCTCTGCGAACGAGGCATCCGCACATTCGAGACTGCTACGCGCAATACGATGGACATAAGTTCTATTCCGGTCGTAAAAAAGAAAAGCCATCTGCCCATTATCGCCGATCCATCGCATGGTGTTGGCATTCGTGACAAAGTGATTCCAATGGCACGCGCTGCTGTTGCCGCCGGTGCGGACGGCATTATGGTAGAAGTACATCATAATCCTGCTCATGCACTATCGGATGGACCGCAATCGCTCTATCCGGATCAGTTTATACAAATGATGAAAGAAATCCGTTTGATTGCTCAAGCCATAAACCGCAACATCGCATGA
- the lptC gene encoding LPS export ABC transporter periplasmic protein LptC, which translates to MKSFCIWMYCAVAVSFLGCEEKTLPSVISTVDSRTLPQQESWNSTIVVSDSGRISAIIDAGYIRVSDVSRQTQMSQGVKVRFFNREGKQTSVLTSDEGSVDETTNNLEARKNVVVVSSDSSRMTTEQLFWDNQRQLIYTPEYVQIKTAKEKMQGHGFESDQSLKHYRVFRVTGQTQAE; encoded by the coding sequence ATGAAATCATTCTGTATCTGGATGTACTGTGCTGTCGCAGTTTCATTTTTGGGTTGTGAAGAAAAAACTCTGCCTTCCGTTATTTCAACAGTTGATAGCCGAACACTCCCGCAACAAGAAAGCTGGAACAGCACTATCGTTGTATCAGATTCGGGCCGCATCAGCGCCATCATCGATGCCGGATATATTCGAGTATCTGATGTGAGCCGGCAAACACAAATGAGCCAAGGCGTGAAAGTGCGCTTCTTCAATCGCGAAGGTAAACAAACCTCCGTTCTTACGAGTGACGAAGGAAGCGTGGACGAGACAACCAACAACCTAGAAGCACGCAAGAATGTAGTTGTTGTGTCCAGCGACTCATCACGTATGACAACCGAACAATTATTTTGGGATAATCAGCGCCAGCTCATTTATACGCCGGAATATGTACAAATCAAAACGGCGAAAGAAAAAATGCAGGGACACGGATTTGAATCGGACCAAAGTTTGAAACATTACCGTGTCTTCCGTGTCACCGGGCAAACGCAGGCGGAATAA